The Campylobacterota bacterium genome window below encodes:
- the motA gene encoding flagellar motor stator protein MotA, producing the protein MDLTVVLGILLAITSLSVGDILEGGNPAHLIHISSLLIIFPTAMFAAMVATDGPYVKGAFKNLGPIVFKKSTVNLEERIKEIIGLAVMARRDGLLSLEQKVANLDNEFLKQGLGMAVDGNEVDTIAEALELVIEETEEYYHGCAHYWILAGETSPVMGLVGAVMGLILALQKLDDPAAMAAGIAGAFTATVTGIFSAYVLLGPFGQKMKAKSHHIVKEQKMMLEGIIGIVHGDNPRTLEAKLLNFLSPAEEKHSQFN; encoded by the coding sequence ATGGATTTAACGGTTGTATTGGGAATATTGCTGGCGATTACGTCTCTTTCGGTCGGAGACATACTGGAGGGGGGGAATCCCGCCCACCTGATTCACATTTCGTCGTTGCTGATTATCTTCCCTACGGCGATGTTTGCCGCGATGGTTGCGACCGACGGTCCCTACGTCAAAGGGGCGTTCAAAAATCTCGGCCCCATCGTCTTTAAAAAATCGACGGTCAACCTCGAAGAGCGGATCAAAGAGATCATCGGTCTGGCGGTCATGGCGCGACGCGACGGATTGCTCTCCCTTGAGCAAAAAGTCGCCAACCTCGACAACGAGTTTTTAAAGCAGGGGCTGGGCATGGCTGTCGACGGAAACGAAGTCGATACGATCGCTGAAGCGCTCGAACTGGTCATCGAAGAGACCGAGGAATATTATCACGGGTGCGCCCATTACTGGATCCTCGCGGGGGAAACCTCTCCGGTTATGGGTCTTGTCGGTGCGGTTATGGGTCTCATTCTAGCACTGCAGAAACTCGACGATCCCGCCGCGATGGCGGCCGGTATCGCCGGTGCGTTTACGGCGACGGTTACGGGGATTTTCTCGGCGTACGTCCTCCTCGGGCCGTTCGGCCAGAAAATGAAGGCCAAATCGCACCACATCGTCAAGGAACAGAAAATGATGCTGGAGGGGATCATCGGGATCGTTCACGGCGACAATCCCCGTACCCTCGAAGCCAAACTGCTCAATTTCCTCTCTCCGGCCGAAGAGAAACACAGTCAATTCAACTAA
- the pyk gene encoding pyruvate kinase, whose product MQKRTKILATVGPSSDTVETLSAMIRAGVNVFRMNFSHGSHEYHAGVLENIRTAMRETGLIVGVLQDISGPKIRVGTLREDFSLESDDRIDFYYDRIEGEKIGPKHYRLSINQPDILGMLNVGDAIYLYDGNIRAKIVECTPQYVSATVENHGKLSSNKGVNFPNTALGIDVLTEKDKADMAWGVRHGVDFMAISFVQNARDMIQAREVVRECGGEVQLFAKIEKFDAVENIDEILRHSDGLMVARGDLGIEVPYHRVPTIQKMLIRKANEHSKPVITATQMLLSMTEKESATRAEISDVANAVLDGTDAVMLSEESAVGKNPVLAVETMVNTIRSIEEIYPYGKFDFGYDDAMDVVNESAVRLGDSLSAEGIIAMTTSGQSAKKLARYRPRMTIYAATHEERVARLLTMVWGVVPAYLTRKGRLEEMLSDVIHSGLKRNIIDKNNTYIFTAGYPIGTPGTTNVIRILRENELTFFGETKPLPAKSKKNEENNVPTLF is encoded by the coding sequence ATGCAAAAACGAACCAAAATTTTAGCCACCGTGGGACCGTCGTCCGATACGGTCGAGACGCTCTCGGCAATGATCCGTGCGGGCGTCAACGTCTTTCGTATGAATTTTTCGCACGGCAGCCACGAGTACCACGCCGGGGTACTGGAGAACATCCGTACGGCGATGCGCGAAACGGGATTGATCGTCGGCGTGCTTCAGGATATTTCGGGACCAAAGATCCGCGTCGGCACGCTGCGCGAGGATTTTTCGCTTGAAAGCGACGACCGGATCGATTTTTATTACGACCGGATCGAAGGGGAAAAAATCGGCCCCAAACATTACCGCCTGTCGATCAACCAGCCCGATATCCTCGGAATGCTCAACGTCGGGGATGCCATTTACCTTTATGACGGAAACATCCGCGCCAAAATCGTCGAATGTACGCCCCAGTACGTCAGTGCGACCGTTGAAAACCACGGGAAGCTCTCCTCCAACAAAGGGGTGAATTTTCCCAATACGGCCCTGGGAATCGATGTTCTGACCGAAAAGGACAAGGCCGACATGGCCTGGGGTGTTCGGCACGGTGTCGATTTCATGGCGATTTCGTTCGTCCAGAACGCCCGTGACATGATCCAGGCGCGCGAGGTGGTTCGCGAATGCGGCGGAGAGGTGCAGCTGTTCGCCAAAATTGAAAAATTCGACGCGGTTGAAAACATCGACGAGATTCTCCGCCACTCCGACGGATTGATGGTCGCCCGCGGCGATCTGGGGATCGAAGTCCCCTATCACCGCGTCCCGACGATCCAAAAAATGTTGATCCGCAAAGCCAACGAACACTCCAAACCCGTTATCACCGCGACGCAGATGTTGCTGTCGATGACGGAGAAAGAATCGGCCACCCGGGCCGAGATCAGCGACGTGGCCAATGCCGTCCTCGACGGGACCGATGCCGTGATGCTCTCCGAGGAGAGCGCCGTCGGGAAAAATCCCGTTCTGGCGGTGGAGACGATGGTCAACACGATCCGTTCGATCGAAGAGATCTATCCGTACGGGAAGTTCGATTTCGGATACGACGACGCGATGGACGTCGTCAACGAATCGGCCGTTCGGCTGGGGGATTCGCTGAGCGCCGAGGGGATCATCGCCATGACGACGTCAGGTCAGTCGGCGAAAAAACTTGCCCGTTACCGCCCCAGAATGACCATTTACGCTGCGACGCACGAAGAACGGGTCGCACGGCTTCTGACGATGGTTTGGGGGGTTGTCCCCGCGTACCTGACGCGAAAGGGGCGTCTGGAAGAGATGCTCAGCGATGTGATTCACAGCGGGCTCAAACGCAACATTATCGATAAAAACAACACGTACATTTTTACGGCGGGATACCCCATCGGCACGCCCGGTACGACGAACGTCATCCGTATCCTGCGCGAAAACGAACTCACGTTTTTCGGGGAGACCAAACCGTTGCCCGCCAAAAGCAAAAAAAACGAGGAGAACAACGTTCCGACCCTCTTTTAA
- the motB gene encoding flagellar motor protein MotB gives MGKKKCKKCPECPAGEKWAVPTADFFSLLLALFIALYALSSVNKEKVQAVKEEFVKIYDYAPVPEAINPVVNMVSEADTKTESSGQSSGEMPVSEGGAVLEGTPPIDQETMEAIANLQQELQKASMGEGALDQAMDGVLLKLPATVPFRGSSTTIDNEEMRLFIKRIADLLNMFPPTVHISVRGYTDDLPVPKGTNHRDNLELSSRRAESVVRALIENGVAAERLSAAGFGSAQPIAPNTSEANRAKNRRVELYMFISNETPVDTAKQQSILDALGKLQK, from the coding sequence ATGGGCAAAAAGAAATGTAAAAAATGTCCCGAGTGTCCCGCAGGGGAAAAATGGGCCGTTCCGACGGCCGACTTTTTCAGCCTTCTGCTTGCGCTCTTTATCGCACTTTATGCCCTTTCGTCCGTTAACAAGGAAAAAGTACAGGCCGTCAAGGAAGAATTCGTCAAAATCTACGACTACGCTCCGGTTCCCGAAGCGATCAACCCGGTCGTGAACATGGTGAGCGAAGCCGATACCAAAACCGAATCGTCGGGGCAGTCAAGCGGGGAGATGCCCGTTTCGGAAGGGGGCGCCGTTTTGGAAGGGACGCCTCCCATCGATCAGGAGACGATGGAAGCGATCGCCAATCTGCAGCAGGAGCTGCAAAAAGCGTCGATGGGAGAGGGGGCGCTCGATCAGGCAATGGACGGCGTTCTCCTGAAACTCCCCGCGACGGTTCCCTTCCGGGGATCGAGCACGACGATCGATAACGAAGAGATGAGACTTTTTATCAAACGCATTGCCGATCTGCTTAACATGTTTCCTCCTACCGTTCATATCTCGGTACGGGGCTATACCGATGACCTCCCCGTCCCCAAAGGGACGAATCACCGCGACAACCTCGAACTTTCCAGCCGGAGAGCCGAGTCGGTCGTACGGGCGCTGATCGAGAACGGTGTCGCCGCCGAACGTCTCTCGGCAGCAGGATTCGGCTCCGCCCAGCCGATCGCTCCTAACACCAGTGAAGCCAACCGGGCCAAAAACCGCCGGGTGGAACTGTATATGTTCATTTCGAACGAAACCCCGGTCGACACGGCCAAACAGCAAAGCATTCTCGACGCCCTGGGCAAGCTCCAGAAATAA
- a CDS encoding HU family DNA-binding protein, translating to MNKAQFVELVQKSGGYKTKVEAETAIKAFTEAVTAALVAKEEVALVGFGSFSSSLQKGKSGKVPGTSKTYSTKDKMVPKFKPGKSLKDSVAAGK from the coding sequence ATGAATAAAGCGCAATTCGTAGAATTGGTTCAAAAAAGCGGCGGCTACAAAACAAAAGTTGAAGCGGAAACAGCGATCAAAGCTTTCACTGAAGCGGTAACTGCTGCACTCGTAGCAAAAGAAGAAGTCGCGCTCGTCGGTTTCGGCAGCTTCAGCTCATCTTTGCAAAAAGGTAAAAGCGGTAAAGTACCGGGAACGTCTAAAACGTACAGCACAAAAGACAAAATGGTTCCAAAATTCAAACCGGGCAAAAGTCTTAAAGACAGCGTAGCTGCCGGCAAATAA
- a CDS encoding inorganic phosphate transporter, with translation MFSRDNLFFGGIFVLATALFMVWGFDYLQNHHTLFVLATLFGIFMAFNIGGNDVANSFGTSVGAKTLTVKQALIIAAIFELSGAMLAGAEVTNTIRKGIVDLSAMDFDPMLLVFVMMGSLLSAATWLLFASMKGYPVSTTHSIVGGVLGGSIALGYATMSQGESVFDLVHWDQITKIAISWVVSPVLGGMASYAIYWYLKKYILDYNDTVQAHIDSIKEQLASLKADYDEATASVEEKARYEEQVQELNRLKKKSNAFYALRTHAPLVAAFGVAMIASMLLFKGLKHANLGFNDAQIFLLIATFSTLTYGIVYAIIKVMHKDTPHKATMRLFSMLQVLTASAFAFSHGANDIANAIGPFAAIIDILATGQINAESAVPVAAMATFGIALVAGLWFIGKEVIDTVGSRITEIFPVTGFAAELGATFIIMLATVLGIPVSSTHILVGAIIGIGMLNRNANWTLMKPIALAWVITLPAAASMAALFFFLLKLAFGY, from the coding sequence ATGTTCTCTCGCGACAACCTCTTTTTCGGCGGTATATTTGTCCTTGCCACCGCCTTGTTCATGGTCTGGGGTTTTGATTACCTCCAAAACCACCACACCCTCTTTGTCCTGGCAACGCTGTTCGGGATTTTCATGGCGTTCAATATCGGAGGAAACGATGTGGCCAACTCCTTCGGAACGAGCGTCGGTGCCAAGACGCTGACCGTCAAACAGGCTCTCATCATCGCCGCCATTTTCGAACTCAGCGGTGCCATGCTCGCGGGAGCCGAAGTTACCAATACGATCCGAAAAGGGATCGTCGATCTCTCGGCGATGGATTTCGATCCGATGCTCCTCGTATTCGTCATGATGGGATCGTTGCTCTCCGCCGCGACATGGCTGCTGTTCGCATCGATGAAAGGATACCCCGTCTCGACGACCCATTCGATCGTCGGCGGGGTCCTGGGCGGTTCGATCGCACTGGGATACGCCACCATGAGTCAGGGGGAGAGTGTCTTCGATCTTGTCCACTGGGATCAGATCACCAAGATCGCGATCAGCTGGGTTGTCTCCCCGGTTCTTGGCGGTATGGCGTCGTACGCCATTTATTGGTACCTGAAAAAATACATCCTCGATTACAACGATACGGTTCAGGCTCATATCGATTCCATTAAAGAGCAGCTTGCGTCGCTCAAAGCCGATTACGACGAAGCGACCGCATCGGTCGAAGAAAAAGCACGTTACGAAGAACAGGTTCAGGAGCTCAATCGCCTCAAAAAGAAATCGAACGCCTTTTACGCCCTGCGTACCCACGCACCGCTTGTTGCGGCGTTCGGGGTTGCCATGATTGCCAGCATGCTCCTGTTCAAAGGGCTTAAACACGCCAATCTGGGTTTCAACGATGCCCAAATCTTTCTGTTAATCGCCACTTTTTCGACGTTGACATACGGCATCGTGTATGCGATTATCAAAGTGATGCACAAAGATACTCCGCATAAAGCGACGATGCGTCTTTTCAGTATGCTGCAGGTTCTGACCGCTTCGGCGTTCGCGTTCAGTCACGGTGCGAACGACATCGCAAATGCCATCGGGCCGTTTGCCGCGATCATCGACATTCTTGCCACCGGGCAGATCAATGCCGAATCCGCCGTTCCGGTTGCGGCAATGGCGACGTTCGGCATTGCCCTTGTCGCGGGACTCTGGTTTATCGGAAAAGAGGTAATTGATACGGTCGGAAGCCGCATCACCGAGATTTTCCCCGTCACCGGTTTCGCCGCGGAGCTTGGGGCAACGTTTATCATCATGCTCGCGACCGTGCTGGGGATCCCCGTTTCCTCGACGCACATCCTCGTCGGCGCCATCATCGGGATCGGTATGCTCAACCGCAATGCCAACTGGACTTTGATGAAACCGATTGCGCTCGCGTGGGTCATCACACTTCCGGCTGCCGCTTCGATGGCGGCACTGTTCTTTTTCCTCCTCAAACTCGCGTTCGGCTATTAA
- a CDS encoding ATP-binding protein translates to MFVQLLKRFFSSNPSSDPIAEPSKPSDTFVFSDVVRAGEGHFFADYTLYLHERAVPVDILFFLPRRGLYYGEKIPWTLDDVKEATLSRATARRKQDASTRFDSVESAIRRKIADVVSFDSTPLTRFIWMENLTQEEYGSLDPSFHELLPRSRIVFADDTPDDALSKLEALCEEADEPYSALRTIGSLNAHRLLLPTPKEPFGAFLSDEQNLFLDTPFENTFTTLYGASGSGKSTLLLRRAVAEVLRNRGCVVLIVTPTSLAGELLRDKWISLMEYGAFTLPLDSIRFCTPEEFDGAGESAENAKIIMCDDTDRMSEPFLEKLKETRGERWLLFSTMSEPDTLENTFFLLNRYRYSDSVAILNATAAQALFLLLSELRRRLLDTEAQEVMVVLPRPEMLIEYKKAIDEYLGLNCRMLQPGFSLQYQNLDNLLLATPDMISGIRIPHLYLVSSAETSDCTFELSRASDTATIILVSNSDARSI, encoded by the coding sequence GTGTTCGTACAGTTACTGAAGCGTTTTTTCTCCTCAAACCCTTCTTCGGACCCCATAGCAGAGCCGTCCAAACCTTCCGACACCTTTGTTTTTTCGGATGTCGTACGCGCGGGGGAAGGGCATTTTTTTGCCGATTACACCCTTTATCTCCACGAACGCGCGGTTCCCGTCGATATTCTCTTTTTTCTGCCCCGTCGCGGTCTGTATTACGGAGAGAAGATCCCCTGGACCCTCGATGACGTTAAGGAAGCCACCCTCTCGAGGGCTACGGCTCGGCGCAAACAAGATGCATCGACCCGTTTTGATTCGGTCGAATCGGCCATCCGCCGAAAAATTGCCGACGTCGTTTCGTTCGATTCGACCCCGCTCACCCGTTTTATCTGGATGGAAAATCTCACTCAGGAGGAATACGGGTCGCTTGATCCCTCCTTTCACGAACTGCTTCCCCGATCGCGCATCGTTTTCGCCGACGACACTCCCGACGACGCCCTATCCAAACTCGAAGCGCTCTGCGAAGAGGCGGACGAGCCCTATTCGGCTCTCAGAACCATCGGATCCCTGAACGCCCATCGCCTCCTTCTCCCGACGCCGAAGGAACCCTTTGGTGCTTTCCTTTCGGACGAGCAGAATCTTTTTTTGGATACCCCTTTCGAAAATACCTTCACCACCCTCTACGGGGCTTCCGGAAGCGGCAAAAGCACGCTGCTTCTGCGAAGAGCCGTCGCGGAGGTCTTGCGCAATCGCGGCTGCGTCGTGCTCATCGTGACGCCGACATCCCTGGCGGGGGAACTTTTACGCGACAAATGGATCTCTTTGATGGAATACGGGGCCTTCACCCTTCCGCTCGATTCCATCCGTTTCTGCACACCCGAAGAGTTCGACGGTGCCGGCGAAAGCGCGGAGAACGCGAAGATCATCATGTGCGACGATACCGACCGGATGAGCGAACCGTTTCTCGAAAAGCTCAAGGAAACGCGGGGGGAACGCTGGCTCCTTTTTTCGACGATGAGCGAGCCCGATACGCTGGAAAACACCTTTTTTCTCCTCAACCGCTACCGCTATTCGGACAGCGTAGCGATTCTCAACGCCACTGCCGCACAGGCGCTGTTCCTCCTGTTAAGCGAATTGCGCCGTCGTCTTCTGGATACGGAGGCACAGGAAGTGATGGTCGTTCTGCCCCGACCGGAAATGCTGATCGAATACAAAAAAGCGATCGACGAATACCTCGGCCTCAACTGCCGCATGCTGCAGCCGGGGTTCAGCCTCCAATACCAGAATCTCGACAATCTCCTGCTCGCGACCCCCGATATGATCAGCGGCATCCGTATTCCCCATCTTTATCTCGTTTCTTCGGCCGAAACATCCGATTGTACCTTTGAACTAAGCCGTGCATCAGATACGGCGACTATAATCTTGGTTTCAAATTCCGACGCCCGGAGCATTTAA
- a CDS encoding cation:proton antiporter encodes MSNSAVIITLSLLVLLSPFLSRVTRIPVVVVEILLGSMAAYFGFLVENELFKIIAKVGFLYLMFLAGMEVNLKAFGFEKKSLLRRTVVYFVMLYACSLALFLYFDLSSVYLVAFPIFSLGMLMALVKEYGKSEPWLALALNIGIIGELVSIMALTILSGGLEYGYNREFAFTLGGLFLFLIAFVLLFKGIRILFWWYPGLKTLIMPHEDGKDQDVRFSMALMFIMVAVMLYLKIDVVLGAFLAGVFIATYFKHKTELPEKLSSFGFGFLVPIFFIHVGSTLALDAFTDPKILQLALAIAGAIIGVRLLSSFVAYGGYLGFRNTVLFSLSDSMPLTFTVAIATLGYGAGAITHDEYYAFIVASMGSGIFLMIAIKIIYSFFRRYRP; translated from the coding sequence ATGAGCAACAGCGCGGTTATCATCACCCTTTCGTTACTGGTGCTCCTTTCGCCGTTTTTGTCGCGCGTCACCCGCATTCCCGTTGTCGTCGTCGAGATATTGCTGGGGAGCATGGCCGCCTATTTCGGCTTTCTCGTCGAAAACGAACTCTTCAAGATTATCGCCAAGGTCGGATTCTTGTACTTGATGTTCCTGGCCGGGATGGAGGTCAACCTCAAAGCGTTCGGTTTCGAGAAAAAATCGCTCCTGCGCCGAACCGTCGTCTATTTCGTGATGCTTTATGCCTGTTCGTTGGCGCTGTTTTTGTATTTCGATCTCAGTTCGGTCTATCTGGTCGCATTCCCGATCTTCTCACTGGGAATGCTCATGGCCCTCGTCAAAGAGTACGGGAAGAGCGAACCGTGGCTGGCGCTTGCGCTCAACATCGGGATTATCGGGGAACTGGTGAGTATCATGGCGCTTACGATCCTCAGCGGAGGGCTCGAATACGGATACAACCGCGAATTCGCCTTTACGCTGGGAGGACTTTTTCTTTTCCTTATTGCGTTTGTACTGCTCTTCAAAGGAATCCGCATCCTTTTTTGGTGGTATCCTGGGCTCAAGACCCTCATCATGCCCCATGAAGACGGCAAAGACCAGGACGTCCGCTTTTCCATGGCGCTGATGTTTATCATGGTCGCGGTGATGCTCTACCTCAAAATCGACGTCGTTTTGGGCGCATTCTTGGCGGGCGTTTTCATCGCGACCTATTTCAAACACAAAACCGAGCTTCCCGAGAAACTTTCGTCGTTCGGTTTCGGGTTCCTGGTGCCGATCTTTTTCATCCACGTCGGCTCGACGCTGGCGCTGGATGCGTTTACCGATCCGAAAATCCTGCAGCTGGCGTTGGCGATCGCCGGGGCGATCATCGGGGTGCGCCTGCTCAGCTCGTTTGTCGCCTACGGCGGCTATCTGGGGTTTCGCAACACGGTCTTGTTTTCGCTCAGCGATTCGATGCCGCTGACGTTTACGGTGGCCATCGCGACCCTCGGATACGGTGCCGGAGCCATCACCCACGATGAATATTACGCGTTTATCGTGGCCAGTATGGGGAGCGGAATTTTCTTAATGATCGCGATTAAAATCATTTATTCATTTTTTCGCCGATATAGACCATAA
- a CDS encoding helix-turn-helix transcriptional regulator, whose translation MEMSDLFNLLHNAVEAQRNGKKISQKEMAQELGISMRTYQDWRLGNAKPQAAKAVIEMLGMLEDDEIIRVVRKINKLGEKS comes from the coding sequence ATGGAAATGAGTGATCTTTTTAATCTTCTACACAACGCCGTAGAAGCACAGCGCAACGGCAAGAAGATTTCCCAAAAGGAGATGGCTCAGGAACTGGGTATTTCGATGCGCACCTATCAGGACTGGAGGCTGGGAAACGCCAAACCCCAGGCCGCCAAAGCGGTGATCGAAATGCTGGGGATGCTCGAAGACGATGAAATCATCCGTGTCGTGCGGAAAATCAATAAACTTGGGGAGAAATCATGA
- the nth gene encoding endonuclease III translates to MKKATKKEIEAIHSALLERYPEAVTELSYANLYELVVAVALSAQCTDKRVNLITPALFDAYPTPAHLARANLEEVKQLIRSCSFFNNKAINLVKMAQRVVDVYGGEIPLDEKELTTLAGVGQKTAHVVLIEYTNANLMAVDTHVFRVSHRLGLSDDATAIATEETLVKKFKTDLHRLHQALVLFGRYICTAKNPKCDTECFLKAYCKSTEGFKPR, encoded by the coding sequence ATGAAAAAAGCGACCAAAAAAGAGATAGAAGCGATCCACTCGGCTCTTTTGGAGCGCTATCCCGAAGCGGTAACGGAACTCTCCTACGCCAACCTCTATGAACTCGTCGTCGCCGTCGCCCTCTCCGCCCAGTGCACCGACAAACGGGTCAACCTCATCACTCCCGCCCTGTTCGACGCCTACCCCACCCCGGCGCACCTCGCACGCGCGAATCTCGAAGAGGTAAAACAATTGATCCGGAGTTGCTCGTTCTTCAACAACAAGGCGATCAATCTCGTCAAGATGGCGCAGCGTGTCGTCGACGTGTACGGAGGAGAGATTCCCCTGGATGAAAAAGAGCTGACGACCCTGGCCGGAGTAGGCCAGAAGACGGCCCACGTGGTCCTCATCGAATACACCAATGCCAATCTGATGGCCGTCGACACCCACGTTTTCCGGGTCAGCCACCGGCTCGGTCTCAGCGACGACGCCACCGCGATCGCAACCGAAGAGACACTGGTCAAAAAGTTTAAAACCGATCTGCACCGCCTCCATCAGGCCCTGGTACTCTTCGGGCGCTACATCTGCACCGCCAAAAATCCCAAATGCGATACGGAGTGTTTTTTGAAAGCCTATTGCAAAAGTACGGAGGGATTTAAACCCAGATGA
- a CDS encoding peptidylprolyl isomerase, translated as MRILFAFLIAAVTLFGAANPRVVLQTTQGEITLELYPSVAPLAVENFTTHVKNGYYNGLSFHRIIKNFMIQGGDPTGTGTGGESIWKKPFKDEFKSGVVFDRAGILAMANAGPRTNGSQFFITTAPTPWLNGYHTIFGRVVGGMDTLAKLNNVATNGQRGGDRPLQAQKILKATLLP; from the coding sequence GTGCGTATTTTATTTGCCTTTCTTATTGCCGCCGTTACGCTTTTCGGCGCAGCCAACCCCCGCGTTGTGCTGCAAACGACACAGGGGGAGATCACCCTCGAACTCTACCCCTCGGTCGCCCCTTTGGCGGTAGAGAATTTTACCACCCACGTCAAAAACGGCTATTACAACGGTCTAAGTTTCCACCGTATCATCAAAAACTTCATGATACAGGGAGGCGATCCCACCGGTACCGGTACAGGCGGCGAATCGATCTGGAAAAAACCGTTCAAAGACGAGTTCAAATCGGGGGTTGTGTTCGACCGTGCCGGAATTCTCGCGATGGCCAACGCCGGTCCCCGGACGAACGGAAGCCAGTTTTTCATCACCACCGCCCCTACTCCGTGGCTGAACGGCTATCATACGATCTTCGGACGGGTTGTCGGGGGGATGGATACGCTTGCCAAACTCAACAATGTCGCGACGAACGGCCAGCGCGGGGGAGACCGTCCCCTTCAGGCCCAAAAAATTCTCAAAGCGACCCTTCTTCCCTGA
- the cmoA gene encoding carboxy-S-adenosyl-L-methionine synthase CmoA has translation MNTDTLFTKPISKQFEFDADVAAVFDDMLVRSVPFYKESQALTRRFAANALAEGGTVYDLGCSTASMLLEIERFLPKDGAVRLVGIDNSSAMIEHARKKTEAFGSRVELVEGDILTYPYEKARVFISNYTLQFIRPMQREGLLRTIADALEEGGVFLFSEKVVSDDPRLNKELIDCYYDFKKTQGYSEYEIMQKREALENVLIPYTMNENVAMAKNSGFKTCDVLFRWANFATFIAIR, from the coding sequence ATGAATACCGATACCCTTTTTACCAAGCCGATTTCCAAGCAGTTTGAGTTCGATGCCGATGTTGCGGCCGTTTTCGACGACATGCTGGTCCGCTCCGTCCCGTTTTACAAAGAGTCCCAGGCATTGACCCGCCGGTTCGCCGCCAACGCCCTTGCCGAGGGGGGGACTGTGTACGATCTGGGATGCTCGACGGCATCGATGCTGCTTGAAATCGAACGTTTCCTCCCCAAAGACGGTGCGGTTCGGCTTGTCGGTATCGACAACTCTTCGGCGATGATCGAACATGCCCGCAAAAAGACCGAAGCGTTCGGGTCCCGGGTCGAGCTGGTAGAGGGGGATATTTTGACCTATCCTTACGAAAAGGCGCGGGTGTTCATCAGCAATTACACCCTCCAGTTCATCCGTCCGATGCAACGCGAAGGACTGTTGCGAACGATTGCCGATGCGCTCGAAGAGGGCGGGGTCTTCTTGTTCAGCGAAAAAGTGGTCAGCGACGATCCGCGGCTCAACAAGGAGCTGATCGACTGTTATTACGATTTCAAGAAGACGCAGGGATACAGCGAGTATGAAATCATGCAAAAACGCGAAGCGCTCGAGAACGTCCTTATCCCCTACACGATGAACGAAAACGTCGCCATGGCGAAAAACAGCGGATTCAAAACGTGCGATGTCCTGTTCCGCTGGGCCAATTTCGCGACGTTCATCGCGATCCGTTAA